In Dermacentor albipictus isolate Rhodes 1998 colony chromosome 6, USDA_Dalb.pri_finalv2, whole genome shotgun sequence, the following proteins share a genomic window:
- the LOC135914246 gene encoding uncharacterized protein isoform X2, with protein MEPYVKEQPKGNFFDIAPLLRQHEKKLRREIVLPTIRLEADRCRRKKQYDAGRAQTHWEKLKRTILDAQRGGAFSYSLSNLEQIRQVVLFAERQGVVDQRSSFSDARFAFPEVYVRRTDDESDEGFKTPASGYASPLLVKSWTDAGPSAVASERQSVLPSSSHYGLVRRWRSPDHSPKTRVDAIGVNEKGKAVKRKRLVQSPTWTYESESRSQSPARQREPEATNGEAAHCHRHYHHDNYEQEQEEQPEIQEDEESVEGARASMTLEEMHASLDRLTKIISEMALLLSVSTAQSEIRGEDLRRRPSSPAAMRRSTRARSISRHHAHSSRERTASAKSSPPDTPAVQRASHPARRVSSSDFAFFPASDDEEGQQSRRKKGKHPKPQRDQEYRSAPEACAAPVCRKASYQAVVDRNNPAMNFDASSDFVSAGSAHDESSCCSSSKSDSEHSTSQDVESDVEGLCVVTFTSAEDRSPEALCRSMSGVPDDERRLLSAEARSPGLFFQHPPFLPPDELPEDHGAFEAASLQIDDAGRLSPGEIQLDSGGTEPPSELTFPIFQTQDRGQERGFRGTARGACWSDPGRFGTELFNIEDVDDNGGGLRAVRCRGDDRLPHGGIPLEQGAREDYPSQHIWRWAKSDSDRVAEERAMRRLELYKTTYGGNIDGQPPHMKAAHLRLASSPQRVGQRMCQLEIVCIITPIAQESNSAPTSTVHVQAAHSSSLPERKAP; from the exons ATGGAACCATATGTCAAGGAGCAGCCAAAAGGAAACTTCTTCGACATCGCACCTCTCTTACGCCAACATGAAAAGAAGCTCCGACGAGAAATCGTTCTTCCAACCATCAG GCTCGAGGCGGACCGTTGTCGCCGCAAGAAGCAGTACGACGCCGGGCGGGCGCAGACGCACTGGGAGAAACTGAAGCGCACCATCCTCGACGCTCAGCGAGGCGGCGCCTTCTCCTACAGTCTGTCCAACCTGGAGCAGATCAGACAGGTCGTGCTGTTCGCAGAGCGTCAGGGCGTGGTGGACCAGCGGTCCTCCTTCAGCGACGCCCGTTTTGCGTTCCCGGAGGTCTACGTGAGGCGGACCGACGACGAGTCGGACGAAGGATTCAAGACTCCCGCATCGGGATACGCTTCGCCCCTGTTGGTGAAG TCTTGGACTGACGCTGGCCCTTCGGCTGTCGCTTCGGAGCGACAGAGCGTTCTTCCCTCGTCGTCTCACTATGGCCTCGTGCGACGGTGGAGAAGTCCAGACCACAG CCCTAAGACCAGAGTTGACGCTATCGGCGTTAACGAAAAGGGGAAAGCGGTTAAGCGAAAGCGCCTGGTACAGTCGCCTACCTGGACCTACGAATCGGAGTCGAGGAGCCAATCACCAGCTCGACAGCGGGAACCTGAAGCGACGAATGGAGAAGCAGCGCATTGCCACCGCCACTATCATCATGATAATTATGAGCAGGAGCAGGAAGAACAGCCGGAGATACAGGAAGACGAAGAGTCCGTGGAGGGCGCGAGGGCCTCGATGACCCTAGAAGAAATGCATGCGTCGCTGGACAGGTTAACAAAGATAATAAGCGAGATGGCACTGCTGCTTAGCGTGAGCACAGCGCAGAGCGAGATTCGAGGCGAGGACCTTCGTCGGAGGCCGTCGAGTCCGGCGGCGATGAGGAGATCGACCCGGGCGCGGAGCATCAGCCGACATCACGCGCACTCGTCGCGTGAACGGACGGCGAGTGCGAAGTCGTCGCCTCCCGACACGCCGGCAGTTCAGAGAGCGAGCCATCCCGCCCGACGCGTCTCTTCCAGTGACTTCGCCTTCTTCCCGGCTTCCGATGATGAAGAGGGTCAACAGTCCCGTCGGAAGAAAGGGAAGCACCCGAAGCCTCAACGAGATCAAGAGTACCGCTCCGCGCCTGAGGCGTGCGCTGCACCCGTCTGCAGAAAAGCCAGTTACCAGGCTGTCGTCGATCGGAACAATCCTGCGATGAACTTTGACGCGTCGTCCGATTTCGTCTCCGCTGGCAGCGCGCACGACGAGTCTAGTTGTTGCTCGAGTAGCAAAAGCGATTCGGAGCACTCCACTTCGCAGGATGTGGAGAGCGATGTCGAGGGCCTATGCGTCGTCACGTTCACGTCCGCGGAAGATCGCTCTCCGGAGGCGTTGTGCCGGTCAATGTCGGGTGTTCCTGACGACGAACGACGGCTTCTCTCCGCGGAGGCGCGGTCTCCGGGACTCTTCTTTCAACACCCACCGTTCCTTCCCCCCGACGAACTACCAGAAGACCACGGAGCCTTCGAGGCAGCTTCGCTCCAGATCGACGACGCGGGCCGCTTGAGTCCCGGTGAAATCCAGCTGGACTCTGGAGGCACGGAGCCTCCTTCCGAGCTGACGTTTCCGATTTTTCAGACGCAAGATCGAGGGCAGGAACGAGGTTTCAGAGGCACCGCCAGGGGTGCATGCTGGTCTGATCCTGGGCGTTTCGGGACCGAGCTGTTCAACATCGAGGACGTCGACGACAATGGAGGCGGCCTACGTGCTGTACGTTGTCGCGGCGATGACCGCTTGCCGCATGGCGGGATACCGCTGGAGCAGGGCGCCAGAGAGGACTACCCTTCTCAACACATCTGGCGCTGGGCCAAGAGCGACAGCGACCGCGTCGCGGAAGAGAGGGCCATGCGGAGGCTCGAGCTCTACAAGACTACTTACGGGGGGAACATCGATG